One bacterium genomic window carries:
- a CDS encoding lysylphosphatidylglycerol synthase transmembrane domain-containing protein codes for MKQALKKTLLLVFRILISLGLIGWILLKVDRRELAESLRSIDLWYLAAAFLAYMIVNAFCNWRWQILLAARGIKAGYWRLFRYFLNGLFFGNFLPTTVGGDLARAYLVVDDCNKKSEALASVLVDRFIGLFGVIITGIIGLILVAKTGEELFLLKVMVIVIAAALLFVILFLNKSLIKKFRWMLKLPLIEKAEHHLIDFYHSLYAYRTHKKEVFWAFILSLLVQLFVVFTSYFIAISLDISISIIPFFLYMPVIGAVSMIPLSVNGWGLQEGAFIVFFGRAGLSHSQALSLGFVYHLVAVGISLLGGLLWLIYGSKKKLKETCE; via the coding sequence ATGAAACAGGCCCTGAAGAAAACGCTGTTATTGGTCTTCCGGATATTGATCAGCCTGGGGTTGATAGGCTGGATACTGCTAAAGGTGGACCGGCGGGAGCTGGCCGAGTCCCTGCGGAGCATAGACCTGTGGTACCTGGCCGCGGCCTTCCTGGCTTATATGATAGTCAACGCCTTCTGCAACTGGCGGTGGCAGATACTGCTGGCGGCCCGGGGAATAAAGGCCGGGTACTGGAGGCTCTTCCGCTACTTTCTTAACGGCCTTTTCTTCGGAAACTTTTTACCCACCACGGTGGGCGGCGACCTGGCCCGGGCCTATCTGGTGGTGGACGACTGCAACAAGAAATCGGAGGCCCTGGCCTCGGTGCTGGTGGACCGCTTCATCGGGCTGTTCGGGGTGATCATCACCGGCATCATCGGGCTGATCCTGGTGGCCAAGACCGGGGAGGAGCTTTTCCTGCTGAAGGTCATGGTCATAGTCATCGCGGCGGCGCTGCTGTTCGTGATACTGTTCCTGAATAAATCCCTGATTAAAAAATTCCGCTGGATGCTGAAGCTGCCCCTGATCGAAAAGGCCGAACACCACCTGATAGATTTTTACCATTCCCTTTACGCCTACCGCACCCACAAGAAAGAGGTCTTTTGGGCCTTCATCCTGTCCCTGCTGGTCCAGCTGTTCGTGGTGTTCACCTCCTACTTTATAGCCATATCGCTGGACATCAGTATTTCCATCATCCCCTTCTTCCTGTACATGCCGGTGATCGGGGCGGTGAGCATGATCCCGCTGTCGGTCAACGGCTGGGGCCTGCAGGAGGGAGCCTTCATAGTTTTCTTCGGCCGGGCCGGCCTGAGCCACTCCCAGGCCCTGTCGCTGGGATTCGTTTACCATCTGGTGGCGGTGGGGATATCGCTGTTGGGCGGGCTGCTATGGCTGATCTACGGCAGCAAGAAGAAACTGAAGGAAACCTGCGAATAG